From Deltaproteobacteria bacterium, a single genomic window includes:
- a CDS encoding response regulator, translating to MRCLIIDDDESPRTLMARIVTDAGHRAIAVASGDAAMAALRDHGFDVALVDMEMPGMDGADTIARLRRLAPGLRVLVVSGYEDRRHVMSAFEAGADGYLLKDELHESLRKSLDAVRAGHAPLSPRVAAVVLKQVRRRAGSEPPPTHERVREALGLGRPIARLRKNPRLGAGTGSHGSIDAGDAGGDGDGGDGPAR from the coding sequence TGCCTCATCATCGACGACGACGAATCGCCGCGCACGCTCATGGCGCGGATCGTAACCGATGCCGGCCACCGCGCGATCGCCGTGGCGTCCGGCGATGCGGCGATGGCGGCGCTGCGCGATCACGGGTTCGACGTGGCGCTCGTGGACATGGAGATGCCGGGGATGGACGGCGCCGACACGATCGCGCGCCTGCGGCGGCTCGCGCCCGGCCTCCGGGTGCTCGTCGTGTCCGGCTACGAGGACCGCCGGCACGTGATGTCTGCATTCGAAGCCGGCGCCGACGGCTACCTGCTCAAGGACGAGCTCCATGAATCCCTGCGAAAGAGCCTCGATGCGGTGCGCGCCGGGCACGCCCCCCTGAGCCCGCGCGTGGCCGCGGTCGTCCTCAAGCAGGTACGCCGTCGGGCCGGCTCCGAGCCTCCGCCGACGCACGAACGCGTGCGGGAAGCGCTGGGGCTGGGGCGCCCGATCGCGCGCCTTCGCAAGAACCCGCGGCTCGGCGCCGGGACGGGGTCGCACGGGTCGATCGACGCCGGGGACGCCGGCGGCGACGGCGACGGCGGCGACGGACCCGCGCGCTGA